The following coding sequences lie in one Takifugu rubripes chromosome 8, fTakRub1.2, whole genome shotgun sequence genomic window:
- the LOC105419708 gene encoding uncharacterized protein: MASLCILLVLLCGIGQVPLAVQPLGITQDPRVLMAQIGQTVTLKCFCGEDSVTFFSWYQQSLGRKPEIISSRMRHNKEAAIYPSFKGRFEVESKETINHLTIADLLLSDSATYYCGILEFNSLEFGEGTFLYVTMPLSNIQGVVYQPALDPVRPGDSVQLSCEAHGEKCKGEQSLYWFRQTKGEPVIMYQNEGNCVDEAHNRKCTLTYSIKSVNSSDEGMYYCALASCGKLVFGNGTQVQLTKSKVELLVVYCLSSALAVSIILLFVLAFTSYTLKRQICSVCKGTVDHQSISAGSDITSHDAGNLHYAAVGLKTSSEGDLGEEEYQHVKSVCVYSTIKMAK, from the exons ATGGCTTCACTTTGCATTTTACTTGTGCTTCTTTGTGGAATTG gtCAAGTGCCACTTGCTGTTCAGCCCTTAGGCATCACTCAGGACCCTAGGGTCCTAATGGCACAAATTGGCCAGACGGTGACCTTGAAATGCTTCTGTGGAGAGGATTCAGTCACATTCTTCTCCTGGTACCAGCAAAGCTTGGGAAGAAAACCTGAGATCATATCAAGTCGTATGAGGCACAACAAGGAAGCAGCCATCTACCCTTCATTTAAAGGCAGATTTGAAGTGGAGAGCAAAGAAACAATCAACCACCTGACGATCGCTGACCTTCTCCTGTCTGACTCTGCCACCTACTATTGCGGGATTTTGGAATTCAACTCCCTGGAATTTGGAGAGGGGACTTTCCTTTATGTCACAATGCCACTCTCTAACATCCAGGGTGTAGTCTATCAGCCAGCCTTGGATCCCGTCAGACCAGGGGATTCGGTGCAGTTGAGTTGTGAAGCACACGGTGAGAAATGTAAAGGGGAGCAGAGCCTCTATTGGTTCAGACAGACAAAGGGTGAGCCTGTAATCATGTATCAGAATGAAGGAAACTGTGTGGACGAGGCTCACAACAGAAAATGTACTCTGACCTACTCTATAAAGTCAGTGAACTCCTCCGATGAAGGAatgtactactgtgctctggCCTCTTGTGGGAAGCttgtgtttggaaatggaacacAAGTACAACTTACAA AAAGCAAAGTTGAACTTCTGGTTGTGTATTGCTTGAGCTCAGCATTGGCGGTTTCCATCATCCTACTCTTTGTCTTGGCTTTCACCTCATATACActgaaaagacaaatttgctcTGTCTGTAAAG GAACTGTTGATCATCAGTCCATTTCTGCAGGTTCCGACATCACG AGCCATGATGCAGGTAACCTCCATTATGCTGCTGTTGGGTTAAAAACATCCAGTGAAGGTGATCTAGGAGAGGAGGAATACCAACATGTGAAAAGTGTCTGCGTGTACTCAAcaataaaaatggcaaaatag
- the LOC105418678 gene encoding uncharacterized protein: MVFTFFFYLVFVIAGKMGERTVLMVDKDKNFTAAIGDSVTLECFIRSDFVAKYYWYKEIMGDFPRLVSSFYTFKESAKFYDEFVNNSRFALDVKKNQNHLMIANLQHSDTGTYYCASSFSEKLEFKDGITIIIKGSGLNIPVFIQRPEYHLNQSEGAVRFNCTAHGRAIDQEHGAYQLRTSEKSDPGALYTWKNNTCFYSLPANNLAVDCAVVTCGHFLKLPQKPPGAEDGYLNLYILSGALAFTTILASFMAVLLCNIYKSQSGRSGGSTLIYSDDPTTNEEGHTNEDVLHYAALRTSMTDRPKRQMGAINEECVYGRVKHHR; encoded by the exons atggTATTTACGTTTTTTTTCTATCTGGTATTTGTGATTGCTGGGAAGATGG gtgagaggactgttctgatggttgataaagacaaaaactttaCAGCAGCTATTGGTGACAGTGTAACTTTGGAATGTTTCATCAGATCTGATTTTGTAGCAAAGTATTATTGGTATAAAGAAATAATGGGAGACTTTCCAAGGCTTGTGTCGAGCTTCTATACCTTTAAAGAAAGTGCAAAGTTTTATGATGAATTTGTTAACAATTCACGTTTTGCACTGGAtgtaaagaaaaaccaaaatcaCTTGATGATTGCCAATTTACAGCACTCTGATACAGGAACGTACTACTGCGCTagtagcttttcagaaaaaCTTGAATTCAAAGATGGAATTACAATCATCATAAAGGGTTCAGGTTTGAACATCCCAGTCTTTATCCAGAGACCAGAATATCACTTGAATCAGTCAGAAGGTGCTGTTAGGTTCAACTGCACTGCACATGGCAGAGCCATTGACCAAGAACACGGTGCATACCAGCTGAGAACATCTGAAAAATCTGATCCAGGAGCTCTttacacatggaaaaacaacacttgtttCTACAGTTTGCCAGCAAACAACCTGGCTGTTGATTGTGCTGTTGTAACATGTGGACACTTTCTAAAGCTACCCCAAAAGCCACCCGGAGCGGAGG atggttATCTTAATCTGTATATTCTGAGTGGAGCGTTGGCGTTCACCACCATTCTGGCCAGTTTCATGGCTGTCTTACTGTGCAATATCTACAAGAGCCAAAGTGGCCGCAGTGGAG gaagtACCTTGATATATTCAGATGATCCTACCACAAATGAAGAG GGCCACACAAATGAGGATGTTCTCCATTATGCTGCTTTACGGACGAGTatgaccgacagaccaaagagacagATGGGAGCCATTAACGAAGAATGTGTGTACGGAAGAGTAAAGCATCATCGCTAA
- the LOC115250821 gene encoding uncharacterized protein yields the protein MKDHIIHLDMLVTMGSLKFALYIPFLCLWGFVLTDETSSFVYPVNSLVFAIVGENMTLQCSYKDNSANTFHWYKQTQGEKPILLSNFYKHDKKVERTGKLNNHFSVNFTRRNYHLIIAKLRISDSGIYYCTSSYVNTFNFENIYIVHVTSLHLTVPVEVHQSPSESVQSGGSVTLNCRVHNRTCDEEHAVYWFKKSGESEPELIYTHGGKKEQCERKNLTCFYNLSMRNLNTSKAGTYHCAVAACGQILFGNGTNLNIQNKVNSPILLLLVYFLTGALAFITILCALLALTLFKVYKRISSKHTDQTDPSCDMIERVQEENLQYAALRNQKANKSRRKRETNEKECVYSSVAH from the exons ATGAAGGATCACATCATTCATCTAGACATGCTCGTCACGATGGGGTCATTGAAGTTTGCTTTGTATATCCCTTTTCTCTGCTTGTGGGGTTTTG TCCTGACAGATGAAACATCCTCATTTGTGTATCCAGTGAACAGTTTAGTATTTGCTATTGTTGGGGAAAACATGACACTGCAGTGCTCTTATAAGGACAACTCTGCAAATACGTTCCATTGGTACAAGCAAACACAGGGAGAGAAACCGATACTCCTCTCTAACTTCTATAAACATGATAAAAAGGTAGAGCGCACAGGGAAGTTAAACAATCACTTTTCAGTAAACTTTACAAGGAGGAACTACCACTTGATTATTGCAAAGCTGAGGATTTCAGACTCAGGAATTTATTACTGCACAAGTAGCTACGTGAACACATTTAACTTTGAAAATATCTATATTGTCCATGTTACGAGTTTACATTTGACCGTACCAGTAGAGGTCCATCAGTCACCATCAGAGTCTGTTCAGTCTGGGGGTTCTGTGACTCTGAACTGCAGAGTACATAATCGGACCTGTGATGAGGAACACGCAGTTTACTGGTTCAAGAAGTCAGGAGAGTCTGAACCAGAGCTCATTTACACCCATGGAGGCAAGAAAGAACAGTGTGAGAGAAAAAACCTCACCTGTTTCTACAATTTGTCCATGAGGAACTTGAATACTTCCAAGGCTGGGACCTAccattgtgctgttgcagcatgtggacaaattctgtttggaaatggaacaaATCTGAATATTCAGA ACAAAGTAAATTCTccgatcctgctgctgctggtgtatTTCTTGACTGGTGCTTTGGCATTCATCACCATCCTGTGTGCTTTACTGGCTTTAACACTGTTCAAAGTGTACAAGAGGATTAGCTCCAAGCATACAG ATCAAACAGATCCATCCTGTGATATGATTGAAAGG GTTCAAGAGGAAAATCTCCAATATGCTGCTTTAAGGAACCAGAAAGCTAACAaatcaagaagaaaaagagagaccaatgaaaaagaatgtgtttactcttCTGTTGCTCACTGA
- the LOC115250822 gene encoding G-protein coupled receptor 4-like, whose amino-acid sequence MSNDSCNLPLDTDIFGLTCTYGVIFSLGLPSNLLSLWGLYHLGRSGGGGCQLVYILNLLLSDLLQLLTLPLWILYLQGAHRWPYGQLTCELVGYVFYVNVYASVMFLCLIALDRCLAIVYPLSSRRVRTVRVAVVCGVVVWTLTFLFCLSGLLPSVFDGDRLLCLEQYPVSPGYAYFKITTVALGFLLPCTILGYTSAHIGVTLRRSPSLSDHERHKIVGILVVITVNFIVVFGPYHLVGGYRFVSLLLTDRPCDLERSLFLVYRLCYGLTSLNTLLDPLFYIFLCPDARLELQRSLSCWGSRENARKKIRLSTRVHQGNQSENENRQNKPLAI is encoded by the exons ATGTCCAATGACAGCTGTAACCTCCCGTTGGACACAGACATCTTTGGCCTGACGTGCACCTATGGCGTGATCTTCTCCCTGGGACTTCCCAGCAACCTGCTGTCCCTCTGGGGACTGTACCACCTGGGACGCTCAGGTGGGGGAGGATGTCAGCTAGTCTACATCCTCAATCTTCTGCTGTcagaccttctgcagctgctcactCTGCCACTCTGGATCCTCTACCTCCAAGGAGCCCACCGCTGGCCCTATGGCCAGCTCACCTGCGAGCTGGTGGGCTACGTGTTTTATGTGAACGTTTATGCCAGCGTCATGTTCCTGTGCCTGATAGCGCTGGACCGCTGCCTTGCCATTGTGTACCCTCTGAGCAGCCGCAGGGTGCGGACTGTCAGGGTGGCGGTGGTGTGTGGTGTAGTGGTTTGGACTCTCACGTTCCTGTTCTGCCTGAGTGGACTACTTCCGTCTGTGTTTGACGGTGACCGGCTGCTATGTCTGGAGCAGTATCCTGTCAGCCCTGGATACGCCTACTTCAAGATCACCACCGTGGCCCTTGGGTTTCTCTTGCCATGCACAATCCTGGG CTACACTTCAGCCCACATTGGTGTGACCCTCCGAcgttctccttccctctctgaTCATGAGCGACACAAAATCGTGGGGATCCTGGTGGTGATCACTGTCAACTTCATTGTCGTGTTTGGGCCTTACCACCTTGTGGGCGGGTACAGATTCGTATCCTTGTTGCTGACTGACAGGCCATGCGATTTGGAGCGTTCTCTCTTCCTGGTGTACCGGCTGTGCTATGGTCTGACCAGCCTAAACACCTTATTAGATCCCCTCTTCTACATCTTCCTGTGTCCTGATGCCCGCTTGGAACTACAGAGGTCTCTGTCCTGTTGGGGAAGCCGAGAGAATGCCCGCAAAAAGATCAGACTCAGCACCAGAGTTCACCAAGGGAACCAAAGTGAGAAcgaaaacagacaaaataaacCTCTAGCAATATAA